A window of the Emys orbicularis isolate rEmyOrb1 chromosome 1, rEmyOrb1.hap1, whole genome shotgun sequence genome harbors these coding sequences:
- the LOC135882336 gene encoding olfactory receptor 51G2-like yields MSAVNDTNFNSAVFLLTGIPGYEDVYLWISIPFCLMYVISIVGNSVILFIIKIDPSLHEPMYIFLSMLALTDLGLSIATIPTILGIFLFNAREISFDACFAQLFFIHSLQCIESSVLLLMAFDRYVAICNPLRYASILTLPRIAKMGLVCVLRGVTVIIPLPLLLKRFRYCQANVLSHSYCLHQDIMKLACSDITVNSIYGLSGSLLIMGLDSLLIFLSYVMILKTVLSVASPAECLRALNTCVSHLCVVLLFYTPEISLTVIHRFGNSSSHLLQILLSYVYLLVPPLMNPVVYSMKSKHLRARIIRVFVK; encoded by the coding sequence atgtcagctgtcaatgacaccaacttcaactctgcagtgttccttctcaccGGGATACCTGGGTACGAAGACGTCTatctctggatctccatccccttctgcttaATGTATGTCATTTCGATAGtaggaaattcagtcattctgttcattataaaaatagatccaagcctccatgagcccatgtacattttcctgtCCATGCTGGCCCTCACAGACCTTGGCTTATCGATAGCCACCATACCGACGATACTGGGCATATTCTTGTTTAATGCTAGGGAGATCAGCTTCGATGCCTGTTTTGCCCAGTTGTTCTTTATCCACTCGCTTCAATGCATTGAATCCTCCGTGctcttgttgatggcctttgaccgctaCGTAGCGATCTGTAACCCactgagatatgcttccatcttaacCCTGCCGAGAATAGCCAAGATGGGACTTGTGTGTGTGCTAAGAGGAGTAACCGTAATAATCCCACTCCCCCTTCTCCTGAAACGGTTCCGATATTGTCAAGCCAATGTCCTGtcccattcctactgcctgcACCAGGACATCATGAAGCTGGCTTGTTCAGACATCACAGTCAACAGCATCTATGGCTTGTCTGGTTCACTCTTAATTATGGGGTTGGACTCGCtgctcatcttcctctcttatgtgatgatcctcaaaactGTGCTGAGCGTTGCGTCCCCCGCGGAGTGCCtcagggccctgaacacctgtgtctcccacctctgtgttGTCCTGCTCTTCTACACTCCAGAGATAAGCTTGACTGTGATACACAGATTTGGGAATAGCTCTTCTCACTTGCTTCAGATTCTCCTGAGCTACGTCTACCTTCTCGTCCCACCCCTGATGAACCCAGTCGTGTACAGcatgaaaagcaaacaccttcgtgcAAGGATAATCAGGGTGTTCGTCAAGTGA